A genomic window from Phyllopteryx taeniolatus isolate TA_2022b chromosome 2, UOR_Ptae_1.2, whole genome shotgun sequence includes:
- the zgc:165481 gene encoding E3 ubiquitin-protein ligase RNF182, whose translation MHMEDNIAATGPAKREHDWKMSCLQAELEEKEHPLSEELECKICYQRYNAHSRRPKLLDCLHRVCARCLVKILYVADGEGCICCPFCRHQTQISEYEVSALPDDTNVMSRLTLHDKSWKSDHNREVVLSPKSFFSCSPSGDLSNCLFITIMEVQREPQRFPNPNSSSDTEDNVDSLSVSSNGQVDQDSLTKFCNHVPRILVWLLGFLYFGSLPLGIYLLVIQRVTLGIVCVSLVPSSLTVCLVYGFCQCLCQGMCNCYSRR comes from the exons ATGCACATGGAGGACAACATAGCAGCAACAGGGCCAGCAAAGCGAG AGCATGACTGGAAGATGAGCTGCCTTCAGGCTGAGTTAGAGGAAAAGGAGCACCCTTTGTCCGAGGAGTTAGAGTGTAAAATCTGCTACCAGCGCTATAATGCACACAGTCGCCGACCCAAACTCTTGGACTGCCTCCATCGGGTATGCGCCCGCTGCCTGGTCAAGATCCTGTATGTCGCTGACGGCGAGGGCTGCATCTGCTGCCCCTTTTGTCGCCATCAAACGCAGATCAGCGAGTACGAGGTATCggccctgcccgatgacaccaACGTCATGTCCCGATTGACGCTACATGACAAATCCTGGAAATCTGACCACAACCGAGAGGTGGTCCTCTCTCCGAAGAGCTTCTTCTCCTGCAGCCCGTCCGGCGACTTGTCCAACTGTCTCTTTATCACCATCATGGAGGTCCAGAGGGAGCCCCAACGCTTCCCAAATCCGAACAGCAGCTCCGACACGGAGGACAATGTGGACTCGCTTTCGGTGAGTTCCAATGGGCAGGTGGACCAGGACTCTCTGACCAAGTTCTGCAATCATGTCCCACGTATCTTGGTGTGGCTGCTGGGCTTCTTGTACTTTGGCTCCCTACCACTTGGGATTTACTTGCTGGTAATCCAGAGAGTGACTCTTGGCATCGTGTGCGTCAGTTTGGTGCCATCCAGTCTGACGGTGTGTCTGGTCTATGGCTTCTGTCAGTGCTTGTGCCAAGGCATGTGCAACTGCTACTCCAGGAGATGA